One genomic region from bacterium encodes:
- the bshA gene encoding N-acetyl-alpha-D-glucosaminyl L-malate synthase BshA produces MKIAMVCYPTHGGSGVVATELGMCLAQRGHEVHFISYSTPFRLRGFQENVFYHEVDVSAYPLFKYPPYDLSLAAQIMEVADEHSLDIVHAHYAIPHAISAYLARQMMRGKGPKVVTTLHGTDITLVGKDASFRAAVKFGIEESDGVTAVSNYLAEQTRAAFAIDREIRVIYNFVDTERFSPRVENCIRSRFAPNGEAILMHASNFRPVKRLTDTIEILARVRQQWPAKLLLVGEGPDRQESHALADKLGLHDHVLYLGTQDAIERLLGCADLFLLPSSEESFGLAALEAMSCGTPVIATRIGGLPEVVEHGLEGFLFPVGDVDAMAAAALTVLRDPQKMAQMRTAARAKAEKCFRIEILVPEYEAFYEEILNRSSSGI; encoded by the coding sequence ATGAAAATTGCAATGGTTTGTTATCCGACCCATGGCGGCAGCGGTGTTGTGGCGACCGAACTGGGCATGTGCCTAGCCCAGCGGGGCCATGAGGTCCATTTCATCAGTTACAGCACCCCCTTCCGCCTACGCGGATTTCAGGAGAATGTCTTTTATCATGAAGTGGATGTCTCCGCCTATCCGCTCTTCAAATATCCTCCCTACGATCTCAGCCTGGCGGCGCAGATCATGGAGGTGGCTGATGAGCACAGTCTGGATATCGTTCATGCCCACTATGCCATCCCTCACGCGATCAGCGCCTACCTCGCCCGGCAAATGATGCGCGGCAAGGGCCCCAAGGTGGTCACCACCCTGCACGGCACTGATATCACCCTGGTGGGCAAGGATGCCTCATTCCGGGCGGCGGTGAAATTCGGGATCGAGGAGTCGGATGGCGTCACCGCGGTTTCGAACTACCTCGCCGAACAGACCCGCGCGGCCTTTGCCATCGACCGCGAGATCCGGGTGATCTATAATTTTGTCGACACCGAGCGCTTCTCGCCCCGGGTCGAGAACTGCATTCGCAGCCGCTTTGCTCCGAACGGGGAAGCCATCCTGATGCACGCCTCCAATTTCCGTCCGGTCAAGCGCCTCACCGATACGATTGAAATCCTGGCGCGCGTGCGGCAGCAGTGGCCCGCCAAGCTTCTGCTGGTCGGCGAGGGACCGGACCGGCAGGAATCCCACGCCCTGGCCGATAAACTGGGACTGCACGACCATGTACTCTACCTCGGCACCCAGGATGCCATCGAGCGGCTGCTCGGTTGCGCGGACCTCTTTCTCCTGCCCAGCAGCGAGGAGAGCTTTGGACTCGCGGCGCTGGAGGCGATGAGCTGCGGCACTCCGGTGATTGCCACCCGCATCGGCGGTCTTCCGGAGGTGGTGGAGCACGGCCTTGAGGGCTTTCTGTTCCCGGTGGGCGATGTCGATGCCATGGCCGCTGCGGCCCTCACGGTATTGCGCGATCCGCAGAAAATGGCGCAAATGCGGACGGCGGCGCGAGCCAAGGCCGAAAAGTGCTTCCGCATCGAGATCCTGGTGCCGGAGTATGAGGCCTTTTATGAGGAAATCCTGAACCGGTCATCCTCAGGAATCTGA
- a CDS encoding ATP-binding protein, which produces MIRRRLLMSILAPLLGVLLAAGIYLQYHFRDLLERELGSKLESLALAAGQDMDSGLIAMLRPGDESNRLYSALRERLHAFAAAVGLRRVMLFSPEQGVWLDSEGLAPIASPYVRLHFDRDVIEQALQGQPASSTLFTGSDGRLYKSAYAPLQSEGRRIGVVVVEGSAESLQAVRDSQRVLLQIGLIAAVTALLLAWVLSRRLTRPVARLQQAAERIGRGDLTQAVPATGRDELAFLGRTMEEMRSSLIARNEQQKAMLVGLAHEIRNPLGGIELFAGLIRDDAATATLRQQAERILRETGNLKRLINDFLDYARPLQARPQRCRIRDFWQECGELISADIATSPLSLVLHGDGYAWVDPVHFKQMLLNLLLNAAQSMEKGGRITGVVTLRDGVVALEISDQGRGIAAADQKSIFEPFFSRKEKGMGLGLAMVRNLAAANRARVDLVQSSPAGSCFRLLLPAAPDAGKEKP; this is translated from the coding sequence GTGATCCGTCGCCGTCTCCTGATGAGCATATTAGCCCCGCTTCTGGGTGTGCTGCTCGCCGCGGGCATTTACCTGCAGTACCATTTCCGCGACTTGCTCGAACGGGAGCTGGGCAGCAAGCTGGAATCGCTGGCCCTAGCGGCCGGGCAGGATATGGATTCCGGTCTGATCGCGATGCTGCGGCCGGGCGATGAATCGAACCGTCTTTATTCCGCCCTGCGCGAACGGCTGCACGCTTTTGCCGCGGCGGTGGGACTGCGGCGGGTGATGTTGTTCTCTCCCGAACAGGGCGTCTGGCTGGACAGTGAGGGATTAGCACCGATCGCTTCGCCCTATGTGCGTCTACATTTTGACCGGGATGTGATCGAACAGGCCTTGCAAGGGCAGCCGGCCAGTTCGACGCTCTTCACTGGAAGCGACGGACGCCTTTACAAGTCGGCCTATGCCCCGCTGCAGAGCGAAGGCAGGCGGATCGGGGTGGTTGTCGTCGAAGGCAGCGCCGAATCGCTGCAGGCGGTGCGTGATTCGCAGCGCGTGTTGTTGCAGATTGGCCTGATCGCCGCGGTCACTGCGCTGCTGCTCGCCTGGGTGCTTTCGCGGCGCCTGACCCGGCCGGTCGCCCGGCTGCAACAGGCCGCCGAGCGCATCGGCCGTGGCGATCTCACTCAGGCTGTTCCGGCCACCGGCAGGGATGAGCTCGCTTTCCTCGGCCGGACCATGGAGGAGATGCGCAGCTCGCTCATCGCCCGGAACGAGCAGCAAAAGGCCATGCTCGTCGGACTGGCCCACGAGATCCGCAATCCCCTCGGCGGTATCGAGCTCTTCGCCGGCCTGATCCGCGATGACGCCGCAACGGCCACCCTGCGCCAGCAGGCGGAGCGCATTCTGCGCGAGACCGGAAACCTGAAACGGCTGATCAATGATTTCCTCGATTACGCCCGTCCCCTGCAGGCCCGGCCGCAACGCTGCCGCATCCGTGATTTCTGGCAGGAATGTGGCGAGCTGATCAGCGCCGACATCGCCACGAGCCCTCTCAGCCTGGTACTGCACGGCGACGGCTATGCCTGGGTCGATCCGGTGCATTTCAAACAGATGCTCCTCAACCTTCTGCTCAACGCCGCCCAGAGTATGGAAAAGGGAGGCCGGATTACGGGAGTCGTGACGCTGCGCGATGGGGTGGTCGCACTCGAGATCAGCGATCAAGGACGGGGCATTGCCGCTGCGGACCAGAAATCGATCTTTGAACCCTTTTTCAGCCGCAAAGAGAAGGGCATGGGTTTGGGGCTGGCCATGGTCCGCAATCTCGCCGCCGCCAACCGCGCCCGCGTGGATCTGGTGCAGAGTTCCCCGGCGGGCAGCTGTTTCCGGCTGCTCCTGCCGGCCGCACCGGACGCCGGGAAGGAGAAGCCTTGA
- a CDS encoding sigma-54 dependent transcriptional regulator produces MKILIVEDNETLREGMAQVLEKMSLQVVQAPDGETALQFLARDAAAIVVTDYRMAGMDGLELLQEVKKLAPATEVLLITAYGSIELAVRAMQLGAADFIAKPFSHEEFRLRIGRILDRIAREEKLSRLHDENSYLRQELEEACKFGQLIGESPQMQELYRAISKVARTDATVILYGESGTGKELVAHAIHKNSERAQHPFIRVHCGALAEGVLESELFGHEKGAFTGAVRRKRGRFELAHTGTLFLDEIGDITPGTQIKLLRVLQEREFERVGGEQTLTVDVRVIAATHRDLLGLVDQGKFRRDLYYRLHIIPIQLPPLRERGEDILLLARHFLQRICTEMGRPLLPLTPAAEAALRYYPWPGNVRELENVLERAVVLADGATLDARDLPLTAAGTPGPSGGGEPETLDQMLDRIEKQTIERAMAAANGVKMEAARRLGIKASALYYKLEKYGLMRDEEPPGGAGSDPKTL; encoded by the coding sequence TTGAAGATTCTGATTGTGGAAGATAATGAAACCCTGCGCGAAGGCATGGCGCAGGTGCTGGAGAAGATGAGCCTGCAGGTGGTTCAAGCCCCCGACGGCGAGACGGCGCTGCAGTTCCTCGCCCGGGATGCCGCCGCCATCGTCGTCACCGATTACCGCATGGCGGGGATGGACGGACTCGAGTTGCTCCAGGAGGTGAAGAAACTGGCGCCCGCCACCGAGGTGCTGCTCATCACCGCCTATGGCAGCATTGAGCTGGCCGTCCGGGCGATGCAGCTGGGTGCCGCCGACTTTATCGCCAAACCCTTTTCGCACGAAGAGTTCCGGCTGCGCATCGGCCGCATCCTCGACCGGATCGCCCGGGAGGAAAAGCTGAGTCGGCTGCATGACGAGAACAGCTATTTGCGTCAGGAGTTGGAAGAGGCCTGCAAATTCGGCCAGCTCATCGGCGAATCGCCGCAGATGCAGGAGCTCTATCGTGCGATCAGCAAAGTGGCCAGGACCGATGCCACCGTCATCCTCTATGGCGAAAGCGGCACCGGTAAGGAGCTGGTCGCCCATGCCATCCACAAAAACAGCGAGCGGGCGCAACACCCTTTCATCCGGGTACACTGCGGTGCCCTGGCGGAAGGGGTGCTCGAGTCGGAGCTTTTCGGTCATGAGAAGGGCGCTTTCACCGGAGCGGTTCGGCGCAAACGCGGGCGGTTCGAGCTGGCCCATACCGGCACGCTGTTTCTCGATGAAATCGGCGACATCACACCGGGGACACAAATCAAGCTGCTGCGTGTCCTCCAGGAGCGCGAGTTCGAACGGGTCGGCGGCGAGCAAACGCTGACCGTCGATGTGCGTGTCATCGCTGCCACCCACCGCGACCTGCTCGGATTGGTGGATCAAGGCAAATTCCGCCGTGATCTTTACTACCGGCTGCACATCATCCCGATCCAATTGCCGCCTCTGCGGGAGCGTGGCGAGGATATACTGCTTCTGGCCCGTCATTTTCTCCAGCGCATCTGCACCGAGATGGGCCGGCCGCTGCTGCCGCTGACGCCGGCCGCCGAAGCGGCATTACGGTACTATCCCTGGCCAGGTAACGTGCGCGAACTGGAGAACGTCCTCGAGCGCGCCGTCGTCCTGGCCGACGGCGCAACCCTGGACGCCCGGGATCTGCCGCTGACGGCGGCCGGAACGCCCGGACCTTCCGGCGGCGGCGAACCGGAAACCCTGGACCAGATGCTCGATCGGATCGAAAAGCAGACGATTGAGCGGGCAATGGCCGCGGCCAACGGGGTCAAGATGGAGGCGGCGCGCCGCCTCGGCATCAAGGCCAGCGCCCTCTACTACAAACTCGAAAAATATGGATTGATGCGAGATGAGGAACCCCCGGGGGGAGCCGGGTCCGATCCCAAAACGTTATAA
- a CDS encoding phosphatase PAP2 family protein: MISEKESQRMQGFLAHLRSQSWRGYVLVGVVIYLILINQLIRVRPDHVFIALALLALTLGRGRVKYFVTDWAPWIVFWICYDMMRGIVDNWRGAINVVWPYKTELALFGRFFHGVIPCYYLQDLQQTLQGTALKSLLDASGGLFYTLHFGVPLIVGWLFWHTTDDRKSFYRFVWTMTLLNFSALATFFLYPAAPPWYVYSYGFGQPAAASHWGLGAGALINVDRMIGMNFFQTLWGGFNPNHFAAIPSLHGAYPVAFALFMYKKFRRYPLLLALYPAGVWFSAVYLNQHYIIDLIIGAIYLIIAYLITDRILIPQVFSRFISWAPLHKKEAIA, from the coding sequence ATGATCAGCGAAAAAGAATCGCAGCGTATGCAGGGGTTTCTCGCCCACCTGCGTTCGCAAAGCTGGCGGGGCTATGTTCTCGTGGGTGTGGTGATCTATTTGATCCTGATCAACCAGCTCATCCGGGTCCGTCCTGATCATGTCTTCATCGCCCTGGCGCTCCTCGCCCTGACCCTGGGCCGAGGTCGCGTGAAATATTTTGTCACGGATTGGGCGCCCTGGATCGTTTTCTGGATATGCTATGATATGATGCGAGGCATCGTGGATAACTGGCGTGGCGCCATCAATGTTGTCTGGCCGTATAAAACCGAACTCGCCTTGTTTGGCCGGTTTTTTCACGGAGTGATTCCTTGTTATTATTTGCAGGATTTGCAGCAGACCTTGCAAGGGACGGCCCTTAAGAGTCTGCTTGATGCCAGCGGCGGGCTGTTTTACACCCTCCATTTTGGCGTGCCGCTCATCGTCGGCTGGCTCTTCTGGCATACCACTGATGACCGCAAGTCTTTTTACCGGTTCGTCTGGACGATGACTCTGCTTAATTTTTCAGCTTTGGCGACATTTTTCCTCTATCCGGCGGCACCGCCGTGGTATGTTTACAGTTATGGATTCGGCCAGCCAGCGGCAGCCAGTCACTGGGGACTGGGCGCCGGGGCCTTGATCAATGTGGACCGGATGATCGGCATGAATTTTTTCCAGACGCTATGGGGCGGATTCAATCCCAACCATTTTGCTGCGATTCCATCGCTGCACGGCGCTTATCCTGTGGCTTTTGCCCTTTTTATGTATAAAAAATTCAGACGATATCCTCTGTTGCTGGCGCTCTATCCGGCTGGCGTCTGGTTCTCGGCGGTTTATCTCAACCAGCATTATATCATCGATCTCATCATCGGGGCGATCTACCTGATCATCGCCTATCTGATCACCGACCGGATCCTGATCCCCCAGGTTTTTTCGCGTTTTATAAGCTGGGCGCCGCTGCATAAGAAGGAGGCCATCGCCTGA
- a CDS encoding superoxide dismutase, translating into MNSTTRYAFTLTGSGTYTVFATLLNLYPGGRLYGTARKRASCKRLRRAFFRGRRCCRAGELPVDIRCYNGYKSFNYTNYTTGEHMTTRREFIKAGTAAAAGAALSGEAAFSQPAASSDLVRDEAGNYLLPPLPYDYAALEPHIDEATMRLHHDKHHLAYVNGLNAALKALAQARETNNFDLVSYYSTQSSFHGSGHLMHAIFWKNMAPNAGGEPKGELARAIERDFGSYAAFKAHFSAASAKVEGSGWGVLGYDPYGKKLLVLQVEKHQNLFVAGLVPLLVLDVWEHAYYLKYQNRRADYVTAFFNVINWDDVAQRFAAAQQR; encoded by the coding sequence ATGAATAGTACCACCCGGTATGCCTTCACCCTGACAGGCTCGGGAACCTATACAGTCTTCGCCACGCTCCTCAATCTCTACCCTGGCGGCCGTCTTTACGGGACGGCCAGGAAACGGGCCTCGTGCAAGCGGTTGCGTCGGGCCTTTTTTAGGGGGAGGCGCTGCTGTCGTGCCGGGGAATTGCCGGTGGACATTCGTTGTTACAACGGATACAAATCCTTCAACTATACGAACTATACAACAGGTGAACATATGACGACACGACGTGAATTCATCAAGGCCGGTACGGCTGCTGCCGCCGGCGCTGCCCTCAGTGGCGAGGCCGCTTTCTCTCAGCCGGCCGCCAGCTCCGATCTGGTCCGCGACGAGGCCGGCAATTATCTCCTTCCACCGCTGCCCTACGATTACGCCGCCCTTGAGCCGCATATTGATGAAGCGACCATGCGGCTGCATCACGACAAGCATCACTTGGCCTATGTCAACGGACTGAATGCCGCCCTCAAGGCCCTGGCGCAGGCGCGCGAGACCAATAATTTCGATCTGGTCTCCTACTACTCCACCCAGAGCTCTTTTCACGGCTCCGGCCATCTGATGCATGCCATCTTCTGGAAGAATATGGCCCCCAACGCCGGCGGCGAGCCCAAAGGCGAGCTGGCCAGGGCCATCGAGCGCGATTTCGGCTCCTATGCTGCCTTCAAGGCGCACTTTTCCGCCGCATCGGCCAAGGTCGAGGGGAGCGGCTGGGGCGTGCTCGGCTACGATCCCTATGGCAAGAAGCTGCTGGTGCTGCAGGTTGAAAAGCACCAGAACCTCTTCGTGGCGGGTCTCGTGCCGCTGCTGGTGCTCGATGTCTGGGAGCACGCCTACTATCTGAAATACCAGAACCGGCGGGCGGACTATGTCACCGCTTTTTTCAACGTGATCAACTGGGATGATGTGGCGCAGCGCTTTGCGGCTGCCCAGCAGAGGTAG
- a CDS encoding VWA domain-containing protein, with protein sequence MKITRALLLLALILLAVIVFCPRKAVSAEKPQVQLALLLDTSNSMDGLIDQARTQLWKIVNEFISARVDGQRPEIAVALYHYGTPSLGERTGYIRQLSPLTNDLDKISEALFSLTTNGGDEYCGAVIGRAVDELAWSSGKQDYRAIFIAGNEPFTQGDVDFRTTCKKAITKGILVNTIFCGSRQEGIDTQWQAGADLADGSYFNIDQNAKSFEPPTPFDQELADLGTGLNRTYIAYGREGAVGAANQACQDINAAMASPVAVVQRAITKSQAIYSNAGWDLVDAVQQKQVRLEELEKEDLPEEMRSMTPAERQKYLDRKFAERKAIQEKIEVLRVKRAAYISEEEKKSAAGGEVNTLDKAMSKVLRSQAQKANFTF encoded by the coding sequence ATGAAAATAACCCGCGCGCTTTTACTACTGGCACTGATCCTCCTTGCCGTGATTGTCTTTTGCCCGCGCAAGGCGGTCTCGGCCGAAAAACCGCAAGTGCAATTGGCCCTGCTGCTGGATACCAGCAACTCGATGGATGGCCTGATCGACCAGGCCCGGACCCAGCTCTGGAAAATCGTCAACGAGTTCATTTCTGCCAGGGTTGACGGCCAGCGCCCTGAGATCGCAGTCGCGCTCTATCATTACGGCACCCCCTCGCTGGGCGAGCGCACCGGTTACATCCGCCAGCTCTCCCCGCTCACCAACGACCTGGACAAAATCTCTGAGGCCCTCTTCAGCCTTACGACCAACGGCGGCGATGAATACTGCGGAGCGGTCATCGGCCGGGCCGTCGATGAACTGGCTTGGAGCAGCGGCAAGCAGGACTATCGTGCGATCTTCATCGCCGGCAATGAGCCCTTCACCCAGGGGGACGTTGATTTCCGCACCACCTGCAAAAAAGCGATCACCAAGGGAATCCTGGTCAATACCATCTTTTGCGGCAGCCGACAGGAAGGCATTGACACGCAGTGGCAGGCCGGCGCGGATCTGGCCGACGGCAGCTACTTCAACATCGACCAGAATGCGAAGAGCTTCGAACCGCCCACTCCCTTCGATCAGGAACTGGCCGATCTCGGCACCGGGCTGAACCGGACCTACATCGCCTACGGCCGTGAGGGCGCTGTCGGGGCTGCCAATCAGGCGTGCCAGGATATTAATGCCGCGATGGCCTCTCCTGTCGCGGTGGTGCAGCGCGCGATCACCAAATCCCAGGCGATATACAGCAACGCCGGATGGGACCTGGTCGATGCGGTGCAGCAGAAGCAGGTCAGATTGGAGGAATTGGAAAAGGAGGATCTGCCCGAGGAGATGCGCAGCATGACGCCGGCCGAACGCCAGAAATATCTCGATCGGAAATTTGCGGAGCGGAAGGCCATCCAGGAAAAGATCGAGGTGCTGCGGGTTAAGCGTGCAGCCTACATCTCGGAGGAGGAAAAAAAGTCGGCGGCTGGCGGCGAGGTCAATACCCTGGACAAGGCGATGAGCAAGGTGCTGCGAAGCCAGGCACAAAAAGCCAACTTTACCTTTTGA
- a CDS encoding VIT and VWA domain-containing protein, whose protein sequence is MRRSGALFFFILIPVLAHADGMIIIPQPPHLPLLPHFPPAMTPLEVRYHHVEVKITDQVAVTAVDQLFINPYPVQLEGTYLFPVPRGGQLDRFSMEIDGRPVEAELLDAAKARDLYEEIVRKQRDPALLEYFGQELYRLRIFPILPHGEKHIRLRYTQLLASQDGLVEYRYPLNTEKFSAAPLKSVAIKVEIEWDAPLGPVYSPSHEVEIRRSDSRHAVIGYEEKSVKPDTDFQLFFAPAGGEPVNGRLLAFNDGREPGSFLLMLAPRADLAADRILPKDLVFILDTSGSMAEKAKLAQAKKALHLCLAQLDSRDHFEIVRFSTEAEALFNGLRPATLAAIRQADAFVDGFMPIGGTALAEALDLALRPARERTTSDRPYMVVLITDGKPTVGETGEEAILDQVNKASGDATIRIFSLGVGSDLNTHLLDRLTTKTRAASVYVQPDEEIEVKISAFYNKIAQPVLASPRLETSGPIHISKMTPNFLPDLFKGEQLLILGRYEGSGPAQITLHGTVNGRSESWTYLVRFPDDAREYEFIPRLWASRRIGYLLDQIRLNGEAQELKQEVIALARRYGIVTPYTAFLILEDEAQRNVPLSRRTLQTAANPEFLEISEGMLNQVYAGKSGDAAVGAARSLDALKNAEDAGALSRANLRFQQGQTGSAAPAALRVQQALSNQQIRTIANRTFYQNGHEWVDAEAQGYSGREPIRVRFNSDAWLALLKLDPNAPQWLSAGTNLRVVLAGKLYEIRE, encoded by the coding sequence ATGCGGCGATCAGGGGCTCTGTTTTTTTTCATCCTCATTCCGGTGCTCGCGCACGCCGACGGCATGATCATCATCCCGCAGCCGCCGCACCTTCCCTTGCTGCCACATTTTCCGCCAGCCATGACTCCACTCGAGGTGCGCTACCACCATGTGGAGGTCAAAATAACCGACCAGGTTGCCGTCACCGCGGTCGATCAGCTCTTTATTAATCCTTATCCCGTTCAGCTCGAGGGCACCTACCTCTTCCCGGTCCCGCGCGGCGGCCAGCTCGACCGGTTCTCCATGGAGATCGACGGCCGCCCCGTCGAGGCCGAACTCCTCGATGCGGCCAAGGCGCGCGACCTGTACGAGGAGATCGTCCGCAAACAACGCGACCCGGCCCTGCTCGAATACTTCGGACAGGAGCTTTATCGGCTGCGCATCTTCCCCATCTTGCCGCACGGCGAGAAACACATCCGGCTGCGCTATACCCAGCTGCTGGCCAGCCAGGATGGCCTGGTCGAATATCGCTATCCGCTTAACACTGAAAAATTCTCGGCCGCGCCGCTCAAGAGCGTCGCGATCAAGGTGGAGATCGAGTGGGACGCGCCGTTGGGGCCGGTTTACTCCCCCAGCCACGAGGTGGAGATCCGCCGCAGTGACAGCCGCCACGCCGTGATCGGCTATGAAGAAAAATCCGTCAAGCCGGACACCGATTTCCAGCTCTTTTTCGCGCCCGCCGGCGGCGAGCCGGTAAACGGCCGGCTGCTCGCCTTCAACGACGGCCGCGAGCCCGGAAGTTTTCTGCTCATGCTCGCCCCGCGCGCCGACCTCGCTGCCGACCGCATTCTGCCTAAGGACCTGGTCTTCATCCTCGATACCTCCGGCTCAATGGCGGAAAAGGCCAAGCTGGCACAGGCGAAAAAAGCCCTGCACTTATGTCTCGCCCAACTCGATAGCCGCGACCACTTCGAGATTGTCCGCTTCTCCACCGAGGCGGAAGCCCTATTCAACGGATTGCGGCCGGCTACCCTTGCGGCGATCCGTCAGGCCGATGCCTTCGTCGATGGATTCATGCCCATCGGCGGCACCGCCCTCGCCGAAGCCCTCGATCTCGCCCTGCGCCCGGCGCGCGAACGGACCACCTCCGACCGCCCCTATATGGTCGTGCTGATCACCGACGGCAAACCGACTGTCGGCGAGACCGGCGAGGAGGCCATCCTCGACCAGGTTAATAAAGCCTCGGGCGATGCGACCATCCGTATCTTCAGCCTCGGCGTTGGCAGCGACCTCAACACCCATCTCCTCGACCGGCTGACCACAAAAACCCGCGCCGCCAGCGTGTATGTCCAGCCTGATGAGGAGATCGAGGTCAAAATCTCCGCCTTTTACAACAAGATCGCCCAACCCGTGCTCGCCTCACCCCGGCTGGAAACCAGCGGCCCGATTCACATCAGCAAGATGACCCCCAATTTTCTCCCCGATCTCTTCAAGGGTGAACAGCTCCTCATCCTCGGCCGCTACGAGGGCAGCGGCCCAGCCCAGATCACCCTGCACGGGACCGTCAACGGCCGGTCCGAATCATGGACCTATTTAGTCCGATTTCCGGACGATGCGCGGGAGTACGAATTCATCCCGCGCCTCTGGGCTTCACGCCGTATCGGCTACCTCCTCGACCAGATCCGTCTCAATGGCGAGGCGCAGGAGCTCAAGCAGGAGGTCATCGCCTTGGCACGCCGCTATGGCATCGTCACCCCCTATACCGCCTTTCTCATCCTCGAGGATGAAGCGCAGCGCAATGTGCCTCTGAGCCGGCGCACGCTCCAGACCGCCGCTAACCCCGAGTTCCTTGAAATCTCCGAAGGAATGCTCAATCAGGTCTATGCCGGCAAAAGCGGTGATGCGGCAGTCGGCGCCGCCCGCTCCCTCGACGCCTTGAAAAATGCCGAGGATGCCGGCGCGCTGAGCCGGGCCAATTTGCGCTTCCAGCAGGGTCAAACCGGCAGCGCTGCTCCGGCGGCCTTACGGGTGCAGCAGGCTCTGAGCAATCAGCAGATCCGGACCATCGCCAATCGCACCTTTTACCAGAACGGCCATGAATGGGTGGATGCCGAGGCGCAGGGCTACTCTGGCCGTGAGCCCATCCGCGTCCGTTTCAATTCCGACGCCTGGCTCGCCCTGCTCAAGCTGGATCCCAACGCCCCGCAGTGGCTCTCGGCCGGGACCAACCTGCGCGTGGTCCTGGCGGGAAAACTCTATGAAATCCGGGAGTAA
- a CDS encoding aldo/keto reductase, with protein MEKRTLGRSGLEVSALGLGCMGMSHAYGPPRDRKEMISLIWAAVDRGVTLFDTAEVYGPYTNEELVGEALAPVRDRVVIATKFGFRIAADGKQTGVDSRPEHIREVVEASLRRLRTGVIDLLYQHRVDPEVPIEEVAGAVQDLIRAGKVRHFGLSEAGARTIRRAHAVQPVTALQSEYSLWWRKPEEEILPVLEELGIGFVPFSPLGRGFLTGTINEKTVIDPGDFRAIIPRFTAENRKANQALVDLLVRFGARLRATPAQIALAWLLAQRSWIVPIPGTTKLSRLEENLGAAALELTPDDLREIGRAAAQIPVHGARYPEALERATGL; from the coding sequence GTGGAAAAACGCACACTTGGCCGCAGCGGTCTGGAGGTCTCTGCCCTTGGACTCGGATGCATGGGGATGAGCCATGCCTATGGCCCTCCCCGCGACCGCAAGGAGATGATTTCTCTGATTTGGGCAGCGGTTGATCGCGGGGTTACCCTCTTCGATACCGCAGAGGTGTACGGCCCTTATACCAATGAGGAGTTGGTAGGCGAAGCCCTGGCGCCGGTACGCGATCGGGTGGTGATCGCCACCAAATTCGGCTTCAGGATCGCAGCGGATGGCAAGCAGACGGGCGTGGACAGCCGGCCGGAGCACATCCGCGAGGTGGTGGAAGCTTCATTGCGGCGGCTGCGGACCGGGGTGATTGACCTGTTGTATCAACACCGCGTCGATCCGGAGGTGCCGATCGAGGAAGTGGCCGGCGCGGTCCAGGATCTGATCCGCGCGGGCAAGGTGCGCCATTTCGGGCTCTCGGAGGCGGGTGCCCGAACCATCCGCCGCGCTCATGCCGTGCAGCCGGTCACCGCGCTCCAGAGTGAGTACTCCCTCTGGTGGCGCAAGCCGGAAGAAGAGATCCTGCCCGTGCTCGAGGAACTCGGAATAGGCTTCGTGCCGTTCAGCCCGCTCGGTCGTGGTTTTCTAACCGGCACGATTAATGAAAAGACGGTCATTGATCCCGGTGACTTTCGTGCCATCATTCCCCGTTTCACGGCTGAGAATCGTAAAGCCAATCAGGCGCTGGTCGATCTGCTAGTCCGCTTCGGCGCGCGCCTGAGGGCGACGCCCGCACAAATCGCTCTGGCGTGGCTGCTGGCGCAGCGGTCGTGGATCGTACCCATCCCGGGAACGACAAAGCTGAGCCGCCTGGAGGAAAACCTGGGTGCAGCCGCTCTCGAACTCACTCCGGACGATCTCCGCGAGATCGGCCGTGCAGCGGCGCAGATCCCGGTGCATGGAGCGCGCTACCCCGAGGCACTCGAGCGGGCCACGGGATTATAA